In a single window of the Ruminococcus albus 7 = DSM 20455 genome:
- a CDS encoding ABC transporter substrate-binding protein yields MFKIKKKLALTVAVLSSVSICACSSDNGSDESKSSGTVTTVEKVEVEDTKEIDELSDDTQKEIIWMGTYDLNPNEERGEDKSVEMTLFNNKGGTVVWSQVTDNEKFDKLASAILSQQNVPDIFKYEWMAFPAQVLKDMYQPVDDIVDFDAPLWVDTKATAEQYVLNGKHYVAPISTTVGTMMMYDNAVIEANGLPDPYEEYLQGNWNWNTWEDMMSEFCNGSTESVQRYGINGWFQPQIIQQTGKTMVNFEDGKFVSNINDPDIERAENLLYDINKKGYVNKNWLGNARSALKDGSVLFYCMGTWAMTGENGPEEGDDWNIVPVPSDPQNDEKVMTADMTAYMWVKGSTANEAVKTWFECCRIANTDEEYLENGKQKFLNANPYWTEEMYQTYMDASSPKNKFMFDYGYGISSLLSDDNANADGSCITRKLYESTNSEDENGVQFSWTKLRDTYSATVDSELKTINEALASYTK; encoded by the coding sequence ATGTTTAAAATCAAGAAAAAGTTAGCGTTAACTGTTGCAGTTTTATCATCTGTTTCAATATGTGCCTGCAGCAGCGATAATGGTTCAGATGAAAGCAAGTCAAGCGGTACTGTGACCACTGTTGAAAAAGTTGAGGTAGAAGATACAAAGGAAATCGATGAACTTTCAGATGATACTCAGAAAGAGATCATATGGATGGGCACTTATGATCTGAACCCCAACGAGGAACGTGGTGAAGACAAATCTGTTGAAATGACCCTTTTCAACAACAAGGGCGGTACAGTAGTGTGGAGCCAGGTTACCGACAATGAAAAATTCGACAAGCTTGCAAGTGCTATACTGTCACAGCAGAACGTTCCTGATATATTCAAATATGAGTGGATGGCTTTCCCTGCTCAGGTACTTAAAGATATGTACCAGCCTGTGGATGATATCGTTGACTTTGATGCCCCCCTGTGGGTCGATACCAAAGCAACTGCTGAGCAGTATGTTTTGAACGGTAAGCACTATGTGGCTCCTATAAGTACAACTGTCGGCACAATGATGATGTATGACAACGCTGTAATAGAAGCAAATGGTCTGCCTGATCCATATGAGGAATATCTCCAGGGAAACTGGAACTGGAATACATGGGAAGATATGATGTCAGAGTTCTGTAACGGAAGCACAGAGAGCGTTCAAAGATATGGTATAAACGGATGGTTCCAGCCTCAGATAATACAGCAGACAGGTAAAACAATGGTAAACTTTGAGGACGGAAAGTTCGTTTCTAATATTAATGATCCGGATATCGAGAGGGCTGAAAATCTGCTTTACGATATCAACAAAAAAGGCTATGTAAACAAAAACTGGCTTGGCAACGCTAGATCTGCACTGAAAGACGGAAGCGTACTGTTCTACTGCATGGGTACATGGGCTATGACAGGAGAAAACGGTCCTGAGGAAGGTGACGACTGGAACATTGTTCCTGTACCAAGTGATCCTCAGAATGATGAAAAGGTAATGACAGCTGATATGACCGCTTATATGTGGGTCAAAGGCTCAACTGCCAATGAAGCAGTAAAGACATGGTTTGAATGCTGCAGGATCGCAAATACTGATGAAGAATATCTCGAAAACGGTAAACAGAAGTTCCTGAACGCAAATCCATACTGGACGGAAGAAATGTACCAGACATATATGGATGCTTCCAGCCCCAAAAACAAATTCATGTTTGATTATGGCTATGGTATATCATCTCTGCTTTCAGATGACAATGCCAATGCTGACGGCAGCTGTATTACCAGAAAGCTGTATGAATCCACCAACAGCGAAGATGAAAACGGCGTACAGTTCAGCTGGACAAAGTTGCGCGATACTTACTCAGCAACTGTTGATTCCGAACTCAAGACTATCAATGAAGCACTCGCTTCTTACACCAAATAA
- the hisI gene encoding phosphoribosyl-AMP cyclohydrolase produces the protein MSKIKVDLNDLDKYFVKGELIPAICYEVNTKTVLMLAYMNKESLKKTLETGYTWFWSRSRQEYWNKGATSGHLQKVVSIYGDCDDDTLLVNVEQTGVACHTGSYSCFFKEMYNENEEEE, from the coding sequence ATGAGCAAGATAAAGGTTGATCTGAATGATCTTGACAAATACTTTGTAAAAGGCGAGCTTATCCCCGCGATATGCTACGAGGTCAACACAAAGACGGTACTCATGCTGGCGTATATGAACAAGGAGAGCCTGAAAAAGACTTTGGAAACAGGCTATACCTGGTTCTGGAGCAGATCAAGACAGGAGTACTGGAACAAGGGTGCTACAAGCGGACATCTGCAAAAGGTCGTATCAATCTACGGCGACTGTGATGATGATACTCTGCTTGTAAATGTTGAACAGACGGGAGTTGCCTGTCATACAGGTTCCTATAGCTGCTTTTTCAAGGAAATGTACAATGAAAATGAGGAGGAAGAATAA
- the hisD gene encoding histidinol dehydrogenase, producing the protein MSLIKKIYVNGKDEVEFFKQLEERSGETDKKVSAVVNEIIDTVRKGGDAAVKAYTEKFDGKLPEYYEVPRDVINDALTEADPDFVNALLNSIENITDFHNRQKSRSFVNTKADGCILGQKVRGLDKVGLYVPGGTAAYPSSVLMNAIPAKIAGVKEIIMVTPPLKDGTPNKDILVAAGLCGVDRVFMSGGAQAIAALAYGTEEIPKVDKIVGPGNIYVATAKKLLYGVVDIDMVAGPSEILVMADETADPKFVAADLMSQAEHDKLASSILVTTSEKLADATIAEVERQMAYLERKDIIKYSLENYGAIIICNTKDEAVDMANRCAPEHLEVLFENPLEYVGRLDNAGSIFLGQYASEPLGDYYAGPNHVLPTSGTARFFSPLGVNSFEKRSSFIYYTEDALRQAKDDIVLVAEKEGLTAHANAIKVRFE; encoded by the coding sequence ATGTCACTGATAAAGAAGATATATGTAAACGGCAAGGACGAAGTCGAGTTTTTCAAGCAGCTTGAAGAGAGAAGCGGCGAGACCGACAAGAAAGTATCTGCCGTTGTAAATGAGATAATAGATACAGTAAGAAAGGGCGGCGACGCTGCTGTTAAGGCTTATACCGAGAAGTTTGACGGTAAGCTCCCCGAGTATTACGAGGTTCCACGCGACGTAATAAACGATGCACTTACAGAAGCAGACCCTGATTTTGTAAATGCTCTGCTGAATTCAATTGAGAATATAACAGACTTCCACAACAGACAGAAGTCCCGCAGCTTTGTTAATACAAAGGCTGACGGCTGTATCCTCGGTCAGAAGGTAAGAGGTCTTGATAAGGTTGGTCTTTATGTACCTGGCGGTACGGCTGCTTATCCTTCATCTGTACTGATGAATGCTATCCCCGCAAAGATAGCAGGCGTTAAAGAGATAATCATGGTGACACCTCCCCTGAAGGACGGTACACCCAATAAGGATATACTTGTAGCGGCAGGTCTCTGCGGTGTTGACAGAGTATTCATGTCAGGCGGCGCACAGGCTATCGCGGCACTGGCTTACGGCACCGAGGAGATACCGAAGGTGGATAAGATAGTAGGCCCCGGAAACATCTATGTTGCAACTGCAAAGAAGCTGCTTTACGGCGTAGTAGATATCGACATGGTAGCAGGCCCCAGTGAGATACTTGTTATGGCTGATGAAACAGCAGACCCCAAGTTCGTTGCGGCAGACCTCATGTCACAGGCCGAGCACGACAAGCTTGCTTCTTCCATACTTGTTACAACCAGCGAAAAGCTTGCTGATGCTACTATAGCAGAAGTTGAGCGCCAGATGGCTTATCTTGAAAGAAAAGACATCATAAAGTACTCTCTGGAGAACTACGGTGCAATAATCATCTGCAATACCAAGGACGAAGCTGTTGACATGGCTAACAGATGCGCCCCTGAGCACCTTGAAGTTCTGTTTGAGAATCCTCTTGAATACGTTGGCAGACTTGACAATGCTGGTTCCATATTCCTTGGTCAGTACGCTTCCGAGCCTCTTGGTGACTACTATGCAGGTCCCAACCACGTTCTTCCTACCAGCGGCACAGCAAGATTCTTTTCGCCTCTGGGTGTAAACAGCTTTGAAAAGCGTTCAAGCTTCATCTACTATACTGAAGATGCACTTCGTCAGGCTAAGGACGATATAGTTCTTGTTGCTGAAAAAGAGGGACTTACTGCACACGCAAATGCAATAAAGGTGAGATTTGAATGA
- a CDS encoding class I SAM-dependent methyltransferase encodes MEISRTNIDNGNKFDWGKASADYAKYRDIYPEGFYNKLVELRLGIKGQKVLDIGTGTGVLPRNMYRFGADWTGTDISEEQIEQAKLLSQNSGMDITFFAIPAEKLGVVDSRFDVITACQCYWYFEHEKTAPQFAKLLNKGGKVAFLMMNWLPFEDEIAGKTEELVLKYNPDWSGKGDTMKPIAVPAPYLECFDVEASGEFLIPVHFTRESWNGRIRACRGIGASSLTEEQKSEWEKEHLAMLAAYPKEFDIKHYAAYVVLKKK; translated from the coding sequence ATGGAGATAAGCAGAACAAACATAGATAACGGAAATAAATTTGACTGGGGAAAAGCATCTGCGGATTACGCAAAGTACCGCGATATCTACCCCGAGGGATTCTATAATAAACTGGTAGAACTTAGACTCGGTATCAAGGGACAGAAAGTTCTTGATATCGGCACAGGAACTGGAGTTCTTCCAAGAAATATGTACAGATTCGGTGCTGACTGGACAGGTACTGATATTTCCGAGGAACAGATAGAGCAGGCTAAGCTTTTATCACAAAATAGTGGTATGGATATAACTTTCTTTGCTATTCCTGCCGAAAAGCTGGGTGTTGTCGATAGCAGATTCGATGTGATCACCGCTTGTCAGTGCTATTGGTATTTTGAGCACGAAAAGACCGCTCCGCAGTTCGCAAAACTCCTTAATAAGGGCGGAAAGGTCGCTTTTCTGATGATGAACTGGCTGCCTTTTGAAGATGAGATAGCAGGAAAGACAGAAGAACTTGTTCTTAAATATAACCCGGATTGGTCAGGCAAGGGCGATACCATGAAGCCCATAGCTGTTCCCGCACCTTATCTTGAATGTTTTGATGTTGAAGCCAGCGGTGAATTCCTTATCCCGGTACACTTTACAAGAGAAAGCTGGAACGGCAGGATAAGAGCCTGTCGAGGGATAGGTGCATCTTCCCTTACCGAGGAACAGAAGTCAGAATGGGAGAAGGAGCATCTCGCTATGCTAGCCGCGTATCCGAAGGAGTTCGATATAAAGCACTATGCAGCTTATGTAGTTCTGAAGAAAAAGTGA
- a CDS encoding GNAT family N-acetyltransferase has protein sequence MAIEYKTIHDFTSSQLERLFLSVEWSSGHFPDKLVRAMKKYDTVFSAWDGDKLVGMLCALDDGVMTAYIHYLLVDPEYHGRTIGRTLVEMTKEKYKDYLRTVLIAYKNETHFYEKCGFKIEEKSLPMCITSLWT, from the coding sequence ATGGCTATCGAATATAAGACAATACATGATTTCACATCATCACAGCTTGAAAGACTTTTCTTATCTGTCGAGTGGTCATCTGGGCACTTTCCGGATAAGCTTGTCAGGGCTATGAAAAAATACGATACGGTTTTTTCTGCATGGGACGGCGACAAGCTCGTGGGTATGCTCTGTGCACTTGATGACGGGGTAATGACGGCTTACATCCATTATCTGCTCGTTGACCCTGAGTATCACGGTCGGACTATAGGCAGAACGCTTGTTGAAATGACAAAGGAAAAATACAAGGACTATCTGCGCACGGTGCTAATAGCCTATAAGAATGAAACGCATTTTTATGAAAAGTGCGGTTTTAAAATTGAAGAAAAGTCGCTGCCCATGTGCATAACAAGTCTGTGGACATAA
- the hisZ gene encoding ATP phosphoribosyltransferase regulatory subunit, translating to MKRYDLITPEGTRDLLFEDCLARREVEKTLAALFEGFGYSEVVTPGIEFYDAFSGSTRNFRQESLYKLTDSKGRLIVLRPDSTIPIARLAATRLKDADSPLRLYYNQSVFSNNALLKGRSDEVVQAGIELIGGDNVKRADLEVLCTAVEALASFDKENFRLEIGHIGYFKELVAQLNVDEDIIEEIRLLISSKNFPALNDLLDEIGDNEITRALKQLPSLFGGIEVLDKASDIYANDKITGILYNLRKVFNRLSSLGYEGKISVDLGIVSHTDYYTGIVFKGYLSEVGQSVLKGGRYDNLIGSFGKELPAVGFGVNVDSVALHLERIGANPAGKPVDAVIFGEKGYVVEAMSYAQKLVREGCKLEHSLFNSYEETVEYAKSKGIKKVITVGEEITENNI from the coding sequence ATGAAAAGATATGATCTTATAACCCCCGAGGGTACCAGAGACCTTTTGTTTGAAGACTGCCTTGCAAGGCGCGAGGTGGAGAAGACCTTGGCAGCACTTTTTGAGGGCTTCGGTTACAGCGAAGTAGTTACTCCCGGTATTGAATTTTATGACGCTTTCAGCGGAAGTACAAGAAATTTCAGACAGGAGAGCCTTTACAAGCTGACAGATTCCAAGGGCAGACTTATAGTTCTTCGTCCCGATTCCACTATACCGATAGCGAGACTTGCGGCAACAAGACTTAAAGATGCAGATTCACCTCTGAGACTTTATTACAACCAGAGTGTTTTCTCAAACAATGCTCTGCTGAAAGGCCGTTCCGATGAAGTTGTTCAGGCAGGTATAGAGCTTATCGGCGGCGATAACGTAAAGCGTGCAGACCTTGAAGTTCTTTGCACCGCTGTTGAAGCGCTTGCAAGCTTCGATAAGGAAAATTTCCGCCTTGAGATAGGTCATATCGGCTATTTTAAAGAGCTCGTCGCTCAGCTGAATGTTGACGAGGACATTATCGAGGAGATAAGGCTTCTCATTTCCTCCAAGAATTTCCCAGCTCTCAATGACCTGCTGGATGAGATAGGCGATAATGAGATCACACGCGCACTGAAACAGCTGCCCAGCCTTTTTGGCGGTATCGAAGTTCTTGATAAGGCAAGCGATATCTATGCAAACGACAAGATAACAGGTATACTTTATAACCTGAGAAAGGTCTTCAACCGCCTTTCAAGTCTTGGCTACGAGGGCAAGATATCAGTTGACCTTGGTATCGTAAGCCATACCGATTACTATACAGGCATCGTATTCAAGGGTTATCTTTCCGAGGTGGGACAGTCCGTACTCAAAGGTGGAAGATATGATAACCTTATCGGTTCTTTCGGCAAGGAGCTTCCCGCTGTTGGCTTCGGTGTGAATGTTGATTCCGTAGCACTGCATCTGGAGCGCATCGGAGCAAATCCTGCAGGCAAGCCTGTTGACGCTGTTATCTTCGGCGAAAAGGGCTATGTTGTTGAGGCTATGTCTTATGCTCAGAAGCTGGTACGTGAGGGCTGCAAGCTTGAACATTCGCTGTTCAATTCCTATGAAGAGACAGTTGAGTATGCAAAGAGCAAGGGCATAAAGAAAGTTATCACCGTAGGTGAAGAGATCACCGAAAACAATATATAA
- a CDS encoding alpha-amylase family glycosyl hydrolase translates to MWAYESVFYQIYPLGFCGAPFENDGVEESRILKVIDWIPHISKLGANAIYFSPVFDSDTHGYNTRDYRKIDPRLGTNEDFAKVVKELHEAGVKVVIDGVFNHVGRGFWAFQDVLKNRENSPYKDWFHIDLGGNSNYNDGLWYEGWEGHFDLVKLNLRNPAVVDHILECITQWVKEFDIDGLRLDVAYCLDFDFLKRLRQHANWVKEDFVLIGELLHGDYARWVNDEMLHSCTNYECYKGLYSSFNSMNMFEICHSLKNQFGSEGWCRYRGKHLLSFVDNHDVTRVASILTNEKHLPLIYGLLFGMPGIPCVYYGSEWGTKAEKKDGDPALRVSFDKPEWNDLTDLISKLAHIRTEYKCLSYGSINIPVLTNKQCIIEREFEGERILVAINADDQPFTAHFDARCGQADELLTGTVHDFGGGSELKPYSVEVWKMER, encoded by the coding sequence ATGTGGGCTTATGAAAGTGTTTTTTATCAGATCTATCCGCTTGGTTTTTGTGGTGCACCGTTTGAGAATGACGGTGTTGAGGAAAGCCGAATATTAAAGGTAATTGATTGGATACCTCACATCAGTAAGCTTGGTGCGAACGCTATCTATTTTTCACCCGTGTTCGATTCAGACACACATGGTTACAATACCCGAGATTATCGCAAGATAGATCCTCGCCTTGGTACTAATGAAGATTTTGCCAAGGTGGTAAAGGAACTCCATGAAGCAGGAGTAAAAGTGGTTATCGACGGTGTATTCAACCATGTTGGCAGAGGCTTCTGGGCTTTTCAGGACGTTCTAAAAAATCGTGAGAATTCTCCTTATAAAGATTGGTTCCATATCGATCTTGGCGGAAATTCCAATTATAACGATGGTCTGTGGTATGAAGGCTGGGAGGGTCATTTTGACCTTGTAAAGCTTAATCTCAGAAATCCTGCAGTAGTTGATCATATACTGGAGTGTATCACTCAGTGGGTGAAAGAATTTGATATAGACGGACTTCGTCTTGATGTTGCATACTGTCTTGATTTTGATTTTCTTAAAAGACTTCGTCAGCACGCAAACTGGGTAAAGGAAGATTTTGTTCTCATAGGTGAGCTGCTTCACGGTGACTATGCACGCTGGGTAAACGATGAGATGCTTCACAGCTGTACTAACTATGAGTGCTATAAGGGTCTGTATTCCAGCTTCAACAGCATGAATATGTTTGAGATATGCCATTCGCTGAAAAACCAGTTTGGCAGTGAGGGCTGGTGCAGGTATCGCGGAAAGCATCTGCTGTCTTTCGTAGATAATCATGACGTGACCCGCGTAGCAAGCATTCTTACAAATGAAAAGCATCTTCCGCTCATTTATGGTCTGCTTTTCGGTATGCCAGGTATACCTTGTGTATATTACGGATCTGAATGGGGAACTAAGGCTGAAAAGAAGGACGGAGATCCCGCTCTCAGAGTATCATTCGATAAGCCCGAATGGAACGATCTTACCGACCTTATTTCTAAGCTGGCGCATATCCGTACCGAGTACAAATGCCTGAGCTATGGCAGTATCAATATTCCTGTACTGACAAACAAGCAGTGCATAATTGAACGTGAGTTCGAGGGTGAACGTATCCTTGTTGCGATAAATGCCGATGACCAGCCGTTTACTGCTCATTTCGATGCAAGATGCGGACAGGCTGATGAGCTTTTGACCGGAACTGTACATGATTTCGGCGGCGGCAGTGAGCTTAAACCGTACTCGGTTGAAGTCTGGAAAATGGAAAGATAA
- the hisB gene encoding imidazoleglycerol-phosphate dehydratase HisB — protein sequence MRTAEIKRKTRETDIEVFVDLDGSGKVDIDTGIGFFDHMLTAFGVHSGIDLKVKCKGDLYVDAHHSVEDTGICIGKAFAEALGDKGGIARYGSAYVPMDEALSFCSLDISGRPFLVFNAEFHDDRCGQYDNCLTEEFFRAFAFNAGITLHIREEYGKNDHHIIEAMFKAVAHALKDAMTETGKGVLSTKGVL from the coding sequence ATGAGAACAGCTGAAATAAAAAGAAAGACCCGTGAGACCGATATCGAGGTGTTTGTTGACCTTGACGGCAGCGGAAAAGTCGATATAGACACAGGCATCGGTTTTTTTGATCATATGCTGACAGCTTTCGGCGTACACAGCGGCATCGACCTGAAAGTAAAGTGCAAGGGCGATCTCTATGTTGACGCTCATCACTCGGTGGAGGATACAGGCATATGCATAGGCAAGGCTTTTGCCGAAGCACTGGGGGATAAGGGTGGCATCGCCAGATACGGCTCTGCTTATGTGCCAATGGATGAAGCACTTAGTTTCTGTTCGCTGGATATCAGCGGCAGACCTTTTCTGGTATTCAATGCCGAATTCCATGATGATCGCTGCGGACAGTATGACAACTGCCTTACTGAAGAATTTTTTCGAGCTTTTGCTTTCAATGCAGGGATAACTCTGCATATCAGAGAAGAGTATGGTAAAAATGATCACCATATAATCGAAGCCATGTTCAAGGCTGTGGCTCATGCATTAAAGGACGCTATGACCGAAACGGGCAAGGGCGTACTTTCTACAAAAGGGGTGCTGTGA
- a CDS encoding polysaccharide deacetylase family protein, which produces MIKAVLTIDDIASDNTRAIVDYLCENGIHPVMFAWGEKVEEFWDNAVYALQNGIIVGNHSFSHPEFSNLTFEQGVAEIEKCEEILDKLYKAAGVERKFRPFRFPYGDKGGANKDAFQKYLADKCFDKLDDRDISYPWWKEMGLDKDIDTLWTFDFAEYNIRRGNDFTIDDVWKRVNDPAPGSGAAILKDGGRHIILLHAHDETEELVPGYYKLLIDKLLENGVEFVEPNFIHI; this is translated from the coding sequence ATGATCAAAGCAGTACTTACCATAGATGATATAGCTTCTGATAATACTCGGGCTATCGTTGATTACCTCTGTGAAAATGGTATTCATCCTGTTATGTTTGCTTGGGGTGAAAAGGTAGAAGAGTTTTGGGACAATGCTGTATATGCTCTGCAAAATGGGATCATCGTGGGAAATCACAGTTTTTCTCACCCTGAGTTCTCAAATCTGACATTTGAACAGGGTGTCGCTGAGATAGAAAAGTGTGAGGAAATTCTGGACAAGCTGTATAAGGCGGCTGGTGTTGAACGCAAGTTCAGACCTTTCCGCTTCCCATATGGGGATAAAGGCGGTGCTAATAAGGACGCTTTTCAGAAATATCTTGCGGATAAGTGTTTTGATAAGCTTGATGACAGAGATATTTCCTATCCTTGGTGGAAGGAAATGGGTCTTGACAAGGACATCGACACTTTATGGACATTTGATTTTGCCGAGTACAACATCCGACGTGGTAATGATTTTACCATTGACGATGTTTGGAAGCGCGTAAATGATCCTGCTCCCGGTTCGGGTGCGGCTATACTTAAAGACGGCGGCAGGCATATCATTCTTCTGCACGCCCATGACGAAACAGAGGAACTTGTACCCGGATACTACAAGCTGTTAATTGATAAACTGCTTGAAAACGGTGTCGAGTTTGTTGAGCCGAATTTTATTCACATATAA
- the hisG gene encoding ATP phosphoribosyltransferase: protein MNKPLRIALTKGRLEKDTVGLLEKIGYDCTSIREKGRKLILPVPDGNLEVVLAKANDVITYVEHGVCDMGVVGKDTIQEMEGKFYELIDLGFGRCRFALATKKGQSFYGGYNVKTLATKYPNITRKHFESKGMDVDIIKIEGSVELAPLLELADGIVDIVETGTTLKENGLEIIEDNICPISARLIVNTVSMKMRQSEIENFVSLVEKNL, encoded by the coding sequence ATGAATAAACCTTTGAGGATAGCTCTTACCAAGGGCAGACTTGAAAAGGATACTGTTGGACTGCTGGAGAAGATAGGTTACGACTGTACTTCTATCAGAGAAAAGGGCAGAAAGCTGATACTTCCCGTGCCTGACGGCAACCTTGAAGTTGTGCTTGCAAAAGCCAATGATGTAATTACATACGTTGAACACGGCGTCTGCGATATGGGCGTTGTTGGCAAGGATACAATACAGGAGATGGAAGGCAAGTTCTATGAGCTGATAGACCTGGGCTTCGGCAGATGCCGTTTCGCACTTGCCACCAAAAAAGGTCAGAGCTTCTACGGCGGATACAATGTCAAGACTCTTGCGACCAAGTACCCCAATATCACAAGAAAACATTTTGAGAGCAAGGGAATGGACGTTGATATCATCAAGATAGAGGGTTCTGTTGAACTTGCACCCCTGCTTGAACTGGCTGACGGTATAGTTGATATCGTCGAGACAGGTACTACACTGAAAGAGAACGGTCTTGAGATAATCGAGGACAACATCTGCCCCATTTCCGCAAGACTCATCGTGAATACAGTCAGCATGAAGATGCGCCAGAGCGAGATAGAGAACTTTGTTTCTCTGGTTGAGAAAAATCTGTGA
- the hisH gene encoding imidazole glycerol phosphate synthase subunit HisH yields the protein MIAIVDYGAGNIFSVKNALDHLGVESKLTDKKEDLIAADEIILPGVGAFPWAMNMLKNSGLVDTIKEQAKEKPFLGICLGMQLLFDKSFEFEECEGLGLIKGHVDLMTDPGLVIPHMGWNKLEFNKEVPIFKGLGNDEYVYFVHSYKAFCDNRENLYAYSVYGSEVPAVVGDNGFVYGCQFHPEKSGETGLKILKNFSELV from the coding sequence ATGATAGCAATAGTTGATTATGGTGCGGGAAATATTTTTTCCGTAAAAAACGCTCTTGATCATCTTGGAGTTGAGAGTAAGCTGACTGATAAAAAAGAAGATCTTATTGCTGCTGATGAGATAATACTGCCGGGTGTAGGCGCTTTTCCCTGGGCAATGAATATGCTGAAAAACAGCGGACTTGTGGATACTATAAAGGAACAGGCTAAGGAAAAGCCTTTTCTGGGTATATGCCTTGGTATGCAGCTGCTTTTTGATAAGAGCTTTGAGTTTGAAGAATGTGAGGGTCTGGGACTTATAAAGGGTCATGTCGATCTGATGACCGACCCGGGACTTGTTATTCCTCATATGGGCTGGAATAAGCTGGAATTTAATAAGGAAGTACCTATTTTCAAGGGACTTGGAAATGATGAGTATGTTTACTTCGTACACAGCTACAAGGCTTTCTGCGATAACAGGGAAAACCTTTATGCCTACAGTGTATACGGTTCGGAAGTACCTGCTGTGGTAGGTGATAACGGTTTTGTTTACGGATGTCAGTTCCACCCCGAAAAGAGCGGTGAAACAGGTCTTAAAATACTAAAAAACTTTTCTGAACTTGTCTGA
- the hisE gene encoding phosphoribosyl-ATP diphosphatase has protein sequence MTVYQEIFEVLKARKEQFDKGEAPEKSYTCYLYQQGVDKICKKVGEEAAETIIAAKNGDNAELMNEINDLLYHVMVLAVNQGLDWADVEKVLDERNEKIGNLKQFKTVDKNT, from the coding sequence ATGACAGTTTATCAGGAAATATTTGAGGTATTAAAGGCTAGAAAAGAACAGTTCGATAAGGGTGAAGCACCTGAGAAGAGCTACACCTGCTATTTGTATCAGCAGGGTGTTGACAAGATATGCAAAAAGGTCGGTGAAGAAGCTGCCGAGACTATCATAGCTGCAAAGAACGGTGATAATGCCGAACTCATGAATGAGATAAACGATCTGCTGTATCATGTAATGGTGCTGGCAGTAAATCAGGGTCTTGACTGGGCAGATGTTGAGAAGGTGCTCGATGAAAGAAACGAGAAAATCGGCAATCTCAAGCAGTTCAAGACAGTGGATAAGAACACCTGA
- the hisF gene encoding imidazole glycerol phosphate synthase subunit HisF, protein MLAKRIIPCLDVRDGKVVKGVNFEGIKEVGDPVECALEYNKQGADEIVFYDITASHEGRGVMLDVVRNTAKKVFVPLTVGGGIKTVDDIRETLRAGADKVSVNSQAVQNPQLIKDGADIFGSQCICVGVDAKAVGENKWTVFINGGRIDMKMDLIDWVKKCEQLGAGEICLNSIDTDGVRGGFDLPMLKAVVDAVKIPVIASGGAGKLGDFADAFIKTDCSAALAASLFHFRELTVGQVKEDCRSKGIIVR, encoded by the coding sequence ATGCTTGCAAAAAGGATAATACCCTGCCTTGATGTCCGTGACGGCAAGGTAGTAAAGGGCGTAAATTTTGAAGGTATAAAAGAGGTCGGAGACCCTGTTGAATGTGCTCTGGAGTACAACAAACAGGGTGCTGACGAAATTGTATTTTATGATATAACCGCATCCCACGAGGGCAGGGGAGTCATGCTTGATGTAGTACGCAATACCGCTAAAAAGGTATTCGTGCCTCTGACTGTCGGCGGCGGTATAAAGACAGTTGATGATATCCGCGAGACCCTGCGTGCAGGTGCCGATAAGGTATCCGTTAATTCGCAGGCAGTACAGAATCCTCAGCTTATCAAGGACGGTGCTGATATCTTCGGAAGTCAGTGTATATGCGTTGGTGTAGATGCAAAGGCTGTGGGTGAAAACAAATGGACCGTTTTCATTAACGGCGGACGTATCGACATGAAAATGGACCTTATTGACTGGGTCAAGAAATGCGAACAGCTTGGCGCGGGTGAGATATGCCTGAACTCCATAGATACCGACGGTGTGCGTGGAGGATTTGACCTGCCCATGCTTAAAGCTGTAGTTGACGCTGTAAAGATACCTGTCATCGCTTCGGGCGGTGCGGGAAAGCTGGGTGATTTCGCTGATGCGTTTATAAAGACTGACTGCTCGGCGGCACTTGCGGCATCTCTGTTCCACTTCAGGGAGTTAACTGTCGGTCAGGTAAAGGAGGACTGCCGCAGCAAGGGGATAATCGTAAGATAA